The following is a genomic window from Carassius auratus strain Wakin chromosome 15, ASM336829v1, whole genome shotgun sequence.
AACGCTCTTTTGCTgagttatatataatttaatttgatcaaAGTACTGATTGAAGAGGTCAAATCtgtgcaacatttaaaaaaagtaatccactcAAACTGATGCTCAAGTGAATAAAATCTGCCGAGGTGCTGTTCTCTATTCTGGGTAAACAAGTTTATTGCTGGTCGGGTGAGTGGGAGGCAGCTGGACATGAGGCAGAGAGGTACCTGGCcctaacttaaaaaaaacttgtaaatacagactttattaataCAGTGCTGTGAGAGATGGACAGAGCCCAAATCTAACTCTGACTGTCagtttatttagacaaaaaaaaaaataagatcaaTAGCAACTGCAAGGAGTAGTATGGCATTTTTCCCATTATATATGGTACCAAAGctatttcaaggtaaaaaaaataagtaagcaGCCCATAGATGTGCTAGAGCATTGTGGCTCAGATCAATAAGTCATTATCCAGCCCTGCAGTCACGATCTCAGGGTTACAACCAGAATCATGTCAAATTGGTGACTGCAGAACTCCACAGAATGCTTGCACGTTCTTCATGTATTCGTTTATTGAATATACTAAAATAAGAGTGTGTTATTTACATATCAGTTTAACACAATTTTGAATCTATTCAGAAGAATCCTGAAATGTGTAGAAAAACAAATTCCATAGATTTCATCAGGGCCTGGATTCAGCAAATTTGTATGCTTTGCTCTAGGATGAAACAGCATGGAGGTATAAAGACTAGACAGCTTGAATTGTAAGCAGAAACCATGGTTTTGGAGAGAACTATCATTCCATATACAAGCTTTCAAAATCCAGGTTAACTACACATTAGATTAAATCGATCTTCATAACCTTTTTGGTTTCAAAAGGGAATTAAAGAGAAAACTCACTCAATGTCTTTTCTCACAGATCCCAAAAGATCCTCTCTCTCCCTGATTGCCATGAAGTTTGATTTGGTTTTATGAAATTCATGTGTGTAGTCCTACAAAAGGAAAACAGAGATGAGGTGGTTATAAATAAGCAAGGCCAGCTATATTGATGTCAAATACTGGAAGTGTCATTTCATCTTGATAATACAgtcttcattataaaaaaaatttttgtttagtCTTTATAAacaaagtattttatgctcacctaAGCTGCATTAGCTTGATCaataatgcagtaaaaacagtaacattatgaaacattactaaataaatgtgttctattttaacatgttatgcaatttattcctctgatcgcaaagctgaattttcagctttcagcagccattactccagcctttatgatccttcagaaatcattctaatattgctgcttaatattattatgGAACTGTTATACAGATTTTTTCTTTTGAGGATTTTTTAATCGAATAcaaagtaaaacacacacacacacactaatatatatatatatatatattagggatgcaccgaaatttcggccaccgaaaatggccttttcggttttcggccgatagacttttatcaccgaaacaacacggccgaaatgttgtgatgacgcaaacagaaaccgcgacctgcacgtgcacctgcatagcaaagaccacgagctccacgcgacattcacttaacaccagtgagaacattctctctcttcgtattcctttattcgcagcactaaagcgtctcctaacaaagagattaagacggaccacgaagtaaaaacaaaagtactcttatagagtctgttagcacacgtctcactgagatcttgtcggatcctctgcacttcatcgcgaatgtgcttgatccgcgttataaagaccattacttggatgcggaaataaggcagcgcgcacgagaaatgatccaggccgcgctggatgcggagaacccgcgtggagacggagaagcgccaagcgcaggagacagatcagagcgcagaaaaaagactggtctttgcaccagatgagtggcatgcaccatcgttgtctgatatgttcagtggaattctgcaagaaagtgcctcaaataataataatacgttggctattttgttcttatacacacacacaaacatatatacatacataatatcagattgtagccatatttattctagattttctgctagatttctgctttaatttgataaaaatgtttatttttatttaaatacactctctcaaatatttctcaaatgtcaggcagatgacaagctcaactgctcaacagctagatggttatctgtctgaagtcaccatccccagaagtgaaaacagtcttgcctactggagaagtaatgcattttctagtcctacatagaaaaatttcaaatacacttcacctaaatgcactttgtttttatgagagaactgttcattttaaaacctttctgcaggccagtaagcctgtacattattattaaatatacacatgagtatAAATggataaatttttagtttgaattttattttatactgtgcattgttgcaatgtgcttaataaatatttacatcatttgtaattatgtatttttatgttttttttttaataagttatgtaattgtaattatctttgaaactttaatattaatttatgcaattgcaatgtcttaattttagtaaagttagtacacggtcatagcaataaatgcaatggcactaataattggcataatttatttcggtgtttcggtttcggttttcggccttggttttctcgttttcggtttcggccaagaattttcatttcggtgcatccctaatatatatatattcatgaaacaaatattttgtaaaagcATACACTTTTACTGCCACTtcgaatcaatttaatgcattcttgctacaTAAACGtattaattcctttaaaaaaataaagattaattgcataaatagtataaatagtaAAAGGGAAGTCGTGGGAAGTCTTCTTTCGGGAactttagggaagtcgtggcctaatggttagagggttggactcccaatcgaagggttgtgagttctagtctcgggccggacggaattgtgggtgggggtagtgcatgaacagctctctctccaccttcaataccacgacttaggtgcccttgagcaaggcactgaacccccaactgctccccgggcgccgcagcataaatggctgcccactgctccgggtgtgtgctcacagtgtgtgtgtgtgtgttcactgctctgtgtgtgtgcatttcggatgggttaaatgcagagcacaaattctgagtatgggtcaccatacttggctgaatgtcacttcactcacatAAATAAACACcctactgacccaaacttttaaacagcagtTTAAGATTCATGTATTCATAGTTGGGCATATTATAATTCTAAATGATCACCTGTAGGATGTCTCTGTGCCTCTGGAGAGTGTGCATTAGAGCAGCATTCAGAGACGTTACTCCCGGTGTGCTTGTATACTCGGCCATCTTGTCATTCACCCCTGTAAGCTTTAAAACACAGGAACAAAGTGAAACAAAACCATTAGTTAATCATCTGAttaataatgtgtaaaataaataaattcaaattaaattgtgtccttatttattttaatacttaaagtTTTCATTAAGTGGTATTGtatatactgaaatatatatcCCTGTTCTCTAGAAATCAGTTACGgacaactaaaagaaaaaaaacactgtttatcaGTCAATACGTAATTTAATATACATGAGGAGAAGGTTGGAAGActacaaagaaaaaataacaaagcACCTaacaatggcatattttacagAGATCTTACTTTTGCAAGTAGCTGCTCAATCTCCACTGACATGGTCTCAAACATTCTGTCCTGAGTGGAGTTGGAGAGCAGAGGTGCTGTATCCGAACTACTGAACAGAGAGAGAACAGAACACGGTTATTATTACCACCATAATCTTTATGATGAGATTTAGAAAACATTACAATTCCTGCGATGAGGCAGTGGCATCACACCTGTCTCCTCTCCGGCCGTCCCGAGAGCTGCTGTAACTGGTGCACAGCTTACTGAAGGACACCAGCTTCAGGTCCAGCTCGTTCTCCAGCTGCCTCGCCTGCTTCCGCAAGTCTGTCAACATGCAATCAAATAAAGATCACATTTAGTAAATCCAAAAAGTGTTTATATACATTCAAAATTATAAGACACCGTCTCTAGATAACATGTATTAGATAACAAAATAAGtaacatcagaaaatgttattaaattatacacAGCATATCACTGACAACTTAAGCTGGAAGTTATATATGCTTATAAAAAGACAACACATTCATTAAGACAAAACATTCATATTAAGTCTACCTGGTCGTTGACAGTTCATATTTACTGTCACAAACACGTAAGAACATTCAAAACGTGGATATGAAGCCCTCAAGGGCTGTTTAGGAGAGCAGTTTTTTAAGATTTTGAAATACGGCCCATGAGTTTATTCTATTTTGGTGAAAGTCTTGTTCCAGCTTCATATATAAACAGCTGCTTAACTTTTTTGACAGCTTATATATGTTAGTTTTACATTAAATACGGAAGGTCTGTATGAAATGAAAACCATATGACAAATGTTTAAAGTAAGAGATATGAAAAATGTCAGGATTTGGGGCTAACCGGAAAGACTGACGTTTCTGCGGACTAGCGAGCTAATGCTAACGGCGATAGTTAAAAGGGGGTAACCTGACAGCGTTTTCAAGGAAACGTCGCCAAAGACTGTTCAGAACAAGTAATTGGCTTGAGCTGTCACAAAGCGCAGTAAAGCTTTTGGTCGAGTGGAATTTGTAACGCTTTGCCACCTCACCTTCCCAATAGTTGCTGTTTCCTCCTGCCATCTTTGTTATTCAACGTCATCCGCGGTGTTGCTGGCAGAGGCGGAGACTCGAGCAAGAGCGCTTCACGAGCGCTTCACGAGCACTTGACTGCTCTCTGACCTCACAGCGCCCTCAGGTGCTCTGCTGGAGAAACGCACTCTCCTTTGGCCTTCAGGTTTTCCTGTTTTTATCTTTAGAGAAAACATAGTTAAAATATACAAGCAcataaattttaaacatatttagtttcttttatatataataataatagtatattatataactagtatataacacacacacacacacacatgccttagtgtcaatttacattttcattaagaaatgcatacaaaatataGCTACTTTTTAAATGCGTACATATACAAACAACATTTTCATATATACATTATTAGGATTTTAAAGGATCTGTTGGTTGTATTATATCTGTATTCTTTAGTCCATGGATTTTTTGAGTTCCCACTTTCctattatatagatagatagatagatagatagatagatagatagatagatagttagaaaCTGTTTAACTCCCATAAAAAATACTGTTCAACTGCATTGAAAACATGATCATATTAAAGTACACTCTTCAAATGTTCAGaacaaagttaaatttttatttaaatctcatCACACACCATTCCTTTAatacacaaacaggtttatttgtGCAGTTCTTTCACTCTTGAGAGAAATTGCACTTGTGTCATTTACATATAGTTGGCAAGAATTCGATATCTACAATCATtgttgtataaaaaaaagaaaaagaaagaaacatcagCACATACATAGAAAAGTTACATATTTGTTCAAACTCACCCAGGTATTTACAATCAAGCATGACAATCAATATCAAGTCAAATTAGATTCAAATTTTGTTGGTAATAGGATCGATGACTAAATAATTCATAGAAACAGAATTTTTTCACTTACTAACATTAGACTTGTATGAATGGTCAGACTGACACACAATGATATGAATTAGGGTGTGAAATATGAAATAGTTTGCTCTTTTAAAAGCATGAACAATGACCCACCAGTCTACATCTTCTATATCCAAATGGTACACGTAAAAGGGTAGAATGATACAGAAAATGATTCGCTGACACATAACAGTGACAGAGTGAAGCTGCCTGCCCACAGTAAGACCTTACAAGTGTTCTGCTGGTTTTAGATTGCTCAATGTGTCACACAATCAAAGCCTCCTCCTGTCATGGAGGAAACATACTTTAatgcatttgaacatttttaatatactatATGTTTGTTTGCAAATGATCCCCAatgttttaaaggtttttttttagaaGAGAAGATACAAAGCATACAAATATATTGATCAGACGATGACGCCTAAATATACActatatgtttttaattagtttCCTGAATTATAAATAACATGTCAACTACATTGATATTGAAGCTGAAGTTGACAGTATTTCTGGTCTTTTTTGGGAAGCCTGAGAGCCGATGAGCAAAATCAATGTTTTGCTGGATGGAtgtaaaataaatagcatttattttacatcCAAACGGTGATTCTCAGGTTTTAATAGATTGGAAAATACCGCTGCTTGCGGTTGAGGGCCCTCTACTTGTCCTGCAGGCAGTGTGGACAGACTCAGGGGAAGGAGAGGGAGAAGTAAGGTCCTCAAAGTTTGTTGGTGTAAAGCGAATCCTCGTCACTTTCGCTCTCATCTTGAAATTCGTGGCTCAGGAGAGACTTTTTGGAGCCCATAGACATTGAGCGGATCTCATCGTCATAGTCGTCCTGGTGCTGTCGTAGCCGATGGAATCCGTCTTTTTGTCTGTTTGACTTGGCTGAGCAGACGCACCATATGATGCAGGCGGTCACAACCAAGGCTGTCATTGCAGCAGCTAGGGATTGAATAATGAAAAAGATCAGCCATTTAATGTTTGCATATTAATATAGCATTTAACAGAATGGTGGGTCAGAACTGCGAATAGAATCAATATGGAGTACTTTAGAGATTTTATCTGCCTACCTGCGCTGGCCACAACTAATTCTCTTGGAAGGCCAAATATATCATTCTCCATTTCAAATTCAATGATAATCGAACTTGCTGCTTCAAACGGTGACACAGACACCTAAAAAGAGCAACAagaacagtttattttttttttttttattttttttttttataaaaataacatttataatataaaagaaaattttATTATCTTCTTTCTCAACTCAATATTCTGTTTTAAACTGTAaatagaaaataagaaaaaatgacGGTGCACCTAAGATGgcatggtcggttcacttagttttgtcatggccacgaaataataactcgtgggaacgtgataatatgtcatggccacgagaaaaatatgttgttccctcaacataacatCTGGAGGCCAtgacataaggatgtcgttaccttgACAAAATGATCTCATGGCCACGACATGTTATCAAGTTCCCACAAAtgattatgtcgtggccacgacaaaacgaAGTGAACCGACAATGTCATCTTAAAGGCACAGTaaaaaattcatttattatacTGCATTCTATATTATCATATAGTTTGATTTAACAAAATATTCTGTATTCAAATaaatctaaacaaaacaaaaacaaacaaacacaaaaaaaaaaaaaaaaaaatccaaccaaacctaaaacaaataaataaataaacaacaacaacaaaactcacCTTCTGGGACTGTTGCTGGTAGCCGTCAGCCACCGCTTCAATGTTGTGTAAACCAGGGGCCAGAAGGGCATGAAAATAACCTCCCTCACTGGTGAAGACTCGAACACCACCATTCAGTACTATTACAGCACCCACGATGGGCTTACCGTTCTTGTCCTTGACCACTCCACGAATCCCTTTGTGCACCTAACAAAGAGGAACCAGCTTCAGCAAAGGAAGAGCTGAGATGCAGTGAAGTATGataaacagaaagacagagaggacAACGTACTGACCTCAACCAGCATGCTCAGAAGAGACTTCCTGTTCTCAGCCCATAGCGTTGGCAGCATTTCAGCCTGTGGGAACAGGCAGCAGCTGGTGTAGACCGTGATCTCGGGACAGTGACCAAAGTCCACACTGAAGTCCTACAACATGGAGAGGAAGCAATCAGAGAGAAATTATTAGAAGGAATTAAGATTTTAGAAATGATTGTGAATTAGTTTGTCATGGCCTAAAATtggcttcaaatctgttctgattttaCTGCAgagagcaaaaaaaacaaaaaaacaaaatgcaataaataaataaataaaattaaaatttgattagattagaCTAGCAAACCGCCTCCCATAAGATTTAATGTTCTGACATTCAAAGCTGTGTGTCCAATTCATCTTTATggtattttttgcaaacattcaTCTGTCAGTTTGGGGGAATGGAGGCTAAATTAGAGTGAAACCAGAGTAAGATTTCAAGATTATTTTTCAAAACTGAACAAAACTACACTACccttcaaaagtgtggggtctaTAAAAGATGTTTTATAAGAATTTTATaagtttttcgttttttttagcaaggacaaactaaattgataaaaatagaaaataaatacatttataatgttacaaatgtttctatttcaaataaatgctgttcttttgaaaaaaataaataataataattctattaaaacatttgcttgtttaccagaaaaaaatattaagcggcacaaACATTTCCAAcattgatgattaaaaaaaaattcttaagctccaaatcagcatatcaaaatgatttctgaaagatcgtgtgacactgaagactgaagcgatggctgctgaaaatgcaaccatcacagaaataacatttattttaaatatattaaaatagaaaatagctcaattttaataatatttcaaaagattcctgtttttactgtaatttttattgaataaatgtgGCTTTATGtaagagatttcttttaaatcattaaaaataaaatcttaacaGTATGTAATCTACCTTCATGCTGCCCATGTGACTGTGCCATTCTGCTGCTCGAAGCACACCATTAGGGATGGTGCCCGCTGGAGGGAGACAGTGAGAAAGAGAAATCATTTATAACATCAACCTAAAAATGGTTCCTCTACAAATAAATTTAACAAAGCAGAGGCAGTTTGATTTCAAAATGTTACATGCTGAGACTTTTCCTGTTACTGAAAAGATTAACTGTGGTTTTAAAAATGTGAAGTATGAATGACAGAAAACGGCATACTCTGGCTGTTTGGACATCCAGTATCCCCCGAATGCATTTTAGGATGGTTATTGGCATACACAGTAGCCAAATATTTCAGCGTATCGGCATTTTCAACTGAAATTGAGAAACaaggaacaaaacaaaaacaaatcaagacacaaatacaataaatgtGGAATTGCCTAAAGCAGAGGATGAATCAGATCATACCAGGTTGCACTGGTTTGTCATATGGGTAGGTGACCAAAACAGAGCCTCCATCCAGAGCCACAGAGAGAGTGAAGCCTCTTTCCTGTATCAGATCCATAACGGCACGTGTCTCTGGCTGAGGTTCTGCAGCATGCTGGGATGCATTACCTACAGGAGACACATACTGTAAATGGTCAGCCATCCTGTGTAGACTAAGCAGTAGAATGCTGCCATACGTGTCATTGAAATGGGAGTTAAAATTTGAACTCAATCCCACCGAAGAAGTCATTGTCAAGGTCTTTGCCGCGCACATTGGTCTTGCCAACAGAGGAGGTACAGTCTTTCTCTTTCGCTAGCTCTCGCCCATCTGGGTTGATGTTGGGCAGGATAACAATTCTGGTCTCATCGATGAGCTGAAGACAGGGCAGAGACACCATGTGAGAAACATGTTTGAGCATTTTGAGCATTTAAAGTAATTTCCTGTGGTCATCAAGGAAACCAATGCTGTTGATATACACCAGAAGTGATTTTGCCTTGTTTGTAGCCTGAGATATTTATAACAGACtacttaaatgcattaaaataacagCTGTCTCTATATCTGTCAACAATATGTTTCTAACAAGATGatttaaaaatttcataatcaaagctctgtaatgttttttaattgtggGGTCAAAATGTatgatgcaatgcaatacaatgattgCGAGATGAACCAATAATGCTCCTTAAAAGTCTGATGGATCATATTTGATATTCCCAATTAAACACAATAATCAAGTGAACCTGAGTTTCTTGATAagtgtttatttcaaaatattactgacaATACAAGTTATTGGCGGGTTTACTAAAAATCAGCAAAGATTTCTCAGCAAAAAGACACGTGTACCATGACCTGATCATACTTTTGCACAAGAAAATCAGCTCACCCTTGTGATGGCTTGATTCTTTCCGTAGTTAATACAGAGACTGGCAGCAAACTCCAGAAGCAGCTCTGTACCCACAGGGGCGTTACCATGAATGCCTGCCACAAACCGGATCTTGGGCTCAGACGGTTCTTGGACTTTAGGGTTGTTGGAGATCTCCAGAGCCCAGATATTTCTGATCTCCACACTCTGACCAAGACTTCATTAGGGAGAACAATAAATAGCATGTTActgcaacagttgtgctgcttaatattttgtgggaACCATGATAATTTGTTTTCAGGAGTTTTGATGAAAGTTTAAAAGTGCACcgtttatttgaaatcttttatttttattttattgtaacaattttacttcacttttgattgatttaatacATTCTTGCCGTATCaacatattaatttctttaaaaaagaagaagaaaaaaatcataattttaaatcTGAATAGTACTGCATTTCCATCACTGGTAATTTAAACGTGGTGACCTTAAACTTGATTCAGCAAAAGCTATAATTTCCCAAAATAACTTGTGGGACTAAGCTACAGCGAGACAAATAATACAGCTGACACAGTAACTTAATGCAGAGGTATTAATCTCTGTCATTCCGAAAGATCCTTTGCACTCCGGGGTTTACGGTCACAGAGACACATAGGATTCGGTTCAGGCTTGTCTGCAGACATCAGATAAACTGGCTCATACTTTTGTTAATTTAACAGTGTTCTCTGAGGGAAAGGCATGGCACACATGTGTGAATAACATCTCTCCAGAGAACTTCTGTGTTTAAAGTCTCTCTTGATCAATTTGCATACACTGAATCTAACTTGTGTGAGCGAGTACCATACCTTTGGAGTGAAGTAATCTCTGGGAAGTTCAGGGTGAGGCCGCGCAGGAACTCGGAAATCTCACTGTAGCCTCGATAGCGGAAACTACTCTGGGTGGGAGTGTCCTTGATCAGCTTGTCCAGACCAGATTCTCCTGACAGCTGCTTGATGAGGCTCTGGAACTCAATCATACTGGGATCCAGAACTGGCGTGGTGCCTTGTGTCGTCTGCCCATTGGTGTAGCTGTGAATCCGGTTCAATGTGAAATTTACAATCTCCACTCCTTCCTTGGGCACGTTGACAAAGGTGCTAACTGAGGAATAGCTGAAAAGATGGACGAGAATGTGTGAGAAACTTCTTATGCACAAaggaaaatctaaataaa
Proteins encoded in this region:
- the gosr1 gene encoding Golgi SNAP receptor complex member 1 isoform X2, whose product is MAGGNSNYWEDLRKQARQLENELDLKLVSFSKLCTSYSSSRDGRRGDSSDTAPLLSNSTQDRMFETMSVEIEQLLAKLTGVNDKMAEYTSTPGVTSLNAALMHTLQRHRDILQDYTHEFHKTKSNFMAIREREDLLGSVRKDIETYKSGSGVNNRRTELFLKEHEHLRNSDRLIDDTISIAMATKENMTSQRGFLKSIQSRVNTLANRFPAINNLIQRINLRKRRDSLILGGVIGICTILLLLYAFH
- the gosr1 gene encoding Golgi SNAP receptor complex member 1 isoform X1; translated protein: MAGGNSNYWEDLRKQARQLENELDLKLVSFSKLCTSYSSSRDGRRGDSSSDTAPLLSNSTQDRMFETMSVEIEQLLAKLTGVNDKMAEYTSTPGVTSLNAALMHTLQRHRDILQDYTHEFHKTKSNFMAIREREDLLGSVRKDIETYKSGSGVNNRRTELFLKEHEHLRNSDRLIDDTISIAMATKENMTSQRGFLKSIQSRVNTLANRFPAINNLIQRINLRKRRDSLILGGVIGICTILLLLYAFH